The proteins below are encoded in one region of Gaiella occulta:
- a CDS encoding purine-cytosine permease family protein: MTGAHDTTGIEPVPDAQRVLGSLDTGLLWGNLGVSLLVIVSGAILVPALSLPQAIVAIVLGCTVGSLMLATAASIGAQARVPGMVLLRAPLGQRGSYLPTAVNVVQCLGWTIFELIVIASAAGALSDELFGFEAGWAWTLLFGALALVLGLLGPIGVVRRFVRRISVWAVPLAVAYLSWWALDGAGLGALWQRDGEGGLSVWQGADIVVGVTVSWIPLVADYTRYCRSPRAAFRGVGLGYGLTDAWMLALGAVLVLSRDLSDAAALPAAVVAGGLVAVVALLALTVAETDEAFANAYSGAVSLQNLAPRVPQRLLVIATTALGTIGALTIDLVSYQSFLLLLGSLFVPLFGVLLADWLVAGRRYTRDDLFRAPSWRPGLIAAWAAGFALYQWLYPSGPSWWVDQVRRLGNPGWAIPVTVPSFVAAFGVAVLVAALQRERSPLRAQPQR, encoded by the coding sequence GTGACGGGTGCGCACGACACGACCGGAATCGAGCCAGTTCCCGACGCGCAGCGCGTGCTCGGGTCGCTCGACACCGGGCTCCTGTGGGGCAACCTCGGCGTCTCGCTGCTCGTGATCGTCTCGGGCGCGATCCTCGTGCCGGCGCTGTCGCTGCCGCAGGCGATCGTCGCGATCGTGCTCGGCTGCACGGTCGGCAGCCTGATGCTCGCGACGGCGGCGTCGATCGGTGCTCAGGCACGCGTGCCCGGCATGGTGCTGCTGCGCGCGCCGCTCGGGCAGCGCGGCTCGTACCTGCCGACGGCCGTCAACGTCGTGCAGTGCCTCGGCTGGACGATCTTCGAGCTGATCGTCATCGCCTCCGCGGCCGGCGCGCTCTCCGACGAGCTGTTCGGGTTCGAGGCCGGGTGGGCGTGGACGCTCCTGTTCGGTGCGCTCGCCCTCGTGCTCGGGCTGCTCGGCCCGATCGGCGTCGTCCGCCGCTTCGTCCGCCGCATCAGCGTGTGGGCCGTCCCGCTCGCGGTCGCCTACCTGAGCTGGTGGGCGCTCGACGGCGCCGGCCTCGGGGCGCTCTGGCAGCGCGACGGCGAGGGCGGGCTGTCGGTGTGGCAGGGGGCGGACATCGTCGTCGGCGTCACCGTCTCCTGGATCCCGCTCGTCGCCGACTACACCCGCTACTGCCGCTCCCCGCGCGCCGCGTTCCGCGGCGTCGGGCTCGGCTACGGACTGACGGACGCCTGGATGCTCGCGCTCGGCGCGGTGCTCGTGCTCTCCCGCGACCTCTCGGACGCGGCAGCCCTGCCGGCGGCGGTCGTGGCGGGCGGCCTCGTCGCGGTCGTCGCCCTGCTGGCGCTGACGGTGGCGGAGACCGACGAGGCCTTCGCAAACGCGTACTCGGGCGCCGTCTCGCTGCAGAACCTCGCGCCCCGCGTGCCGCAGCGCCTGCTCGTGATCGCGACGACCGCTCTCGGGACGATCGGAGCGCTGACGATCGACCTCGTCTCCTACCAGTCCTTCCTGCTCCTGCTCGGGTCGTTGTTCGTGCCGCTGTTCGGCGTGCTGCTCGCCGACTGGCTCGTCGCGGGCCGCCGCTACACGCGCGACGACCTCTTCCGGGCGCCGTCGTGGCGCCCGGGCCTGATCGCGGCCTGGGCGGCCGGGTTCGCGCTCTACCAGTGGCTCTACCCGAGCGGGCCGTCCTGGTGGGTCGACCAGGTGCGGCGACTCGGCAACCCGGGCTGGGCGATCCCGGTGACGGTGCCGAGCTTCGTCGCGGCTTTCGGCGTCGCCGTGCTCGTGGCGGCGCTGCAGCGGGAGCGCTCGCCCCTACGCGCGCAACCGCAGCGCTGA
- the acnA gene encoding aconitate hydratase AcnA has product MAHPDSFGARSTLSVGGRELEIFRIGALQSRHDVARLPYTLRILLENVLRNEDGATVTRADVEAVAGWNAGAEPSREISYTPARVLLQDFTGVPAVVDLAAMRAAVAELGGDPRRINPLIPAELVIDHSVQVDEFASRFAMQHNSELEFERNRERYAFLRWGQSAFANFKAVPPNTGICHQVNLEFLARVIEERDGRAFPDTLVGTDSHTTMVNGLGVLGWGVGGIEAEAAMLGEAISMLVPQVVGFRLHGSLPEGATATDLVLTVTQILRQLGVVGKFVEYFGHGLAGLPLADRATIANMSPEYGATCGFFPVDDETLRYLRLTGRGEDRIALVEAYCRENGLWHDPGEQPTYSQVVDLDLSSVEPSLAGPRRPQDRIPLKDARNAFAAALPSFGVDAGNGRVDEAVEESMDASDPPALTATRTHTAVALTLDGESVEIDHGAVVIAAITSCTNTSNPAVMIAAGLLAKRAVERGLQRRPWVKTSLAPGSKVVTEYYDRAGLTPYLEALGFYTVGYGCTTCIGNSGPLPEEVSRAVTEGDLVACAVLSGNRNFEARIHPEVKANYLASPPLVVAYALAGRMDVDLLSEPLGHDRDGEPVFLADLWPAPADVQETMEQAIGREMFASTYANVYEGDHAWRELPVPTGELFEWEEASTYVRRPPYFDGMALETGTIGDIVGARCLVSVGDSVTTDHISPAGSIKPDSPAGHYLLEHGVEPKDFNSYGSRRGNHEVMVRGTFANVRLRNRLVPGSEGTWTVHVPSHEQMTIFDAAQRYLAEGAPTIILAGKEYGSGSSRDWAAKGPKLLGVKAVIAESYERIHRSNLLMMGILPLQFLPGENPDTLGLSGREEYAITGVANGEAREVTVRADDREFRAVVRLDTPREREYVRHGGILPYVLRRLLDA; this is encoded by the coding sequence ATGGCCCACCCCGACTCCTTCGGCGCGCGCTCGACGCTCTCTGTCGGCGGACGCGAGCTCGAGATCTTCCGGATCGGCGCGCTGCAGTCGCGCCACGACGTCGCCCGCCTGCCGTACACGCTGCGGATCCTGCTCGAGAACGTGCTCCGCAACGAGGACGGGGCCACGGTCACGCGCGCCGACGTCGAGGCGGTCGCCGGCTGGAATGCCGGGGCGGAGCCGTCGCGCGAGATCTCGTATACCCCGGCCCGCGTGCTGCTGCAGGACTTCACGGGCGTGCCCGCCGTCGTCGACCTCGCCGCCATGCGCGCCGCCGTCGCCGAGCTCGGCGGCGACCCCCGGCGCATCAACCCGCTGATCCCGGCCGAGCTCGTCATCGACCACTCGGTGCAGGTCGACGAGTTCGCCTCGCGCTTCGCGATGCAGCACAACTCCGAGCTCGAGTTCGAGCGCAACCGGGAGCGCTACGCGTTCCTGCGCTGGGGACAGTCGGCGTTCGCGAACTTCAAGGCGGTGCCGCCGAACACGGGCATCTGCCACCAGGTCAACCTCGAGTTCCTCGCGCGCGTGATCGAGGAGCGCGACGGCCGGGCGTTCCCGGACACGCTCGTCGGCACCGACTCGCACACGACGATGGTGAACGGCCTCGGCGTGCTCGGGTGGGGAGTCGGCGGCATCGAGGCCGAGGCCGCGATGCTCGGCGAGGCGATCTCGATGCTCGTGCCGCAGGTCGTCGGCTTCCGCCTGCACGGCTCTCTCCCGGAGGGGGCGACCGCCACCGACCTCGTCCTCACCGTCACCCAGATCCTGCGCCAGCTCGGCGTCGTCGGGAAGTTCGTCGAGTACTTCGGGCACGGCCTCGCCGGCCTGCCGCTCGCGGACCGCGCCACCATCGCCAACATGTCCCCCGAGTACGGGGCGACGTGCGGCTTCTTCCCCGTCGACGACGAGACCCTGCGCTACCTCCGCCTCACCGGCCGCGGCGAGGATCGCATCGCGCTCGTCGAGGCCTACTGCAGGGAGAACGGCCTCTGGCACGACCCCGGCGAGCAGCCGACCTACTCCCAGGTCGTCGACCTCGACCTCTCGAGCGTCGAGCCCTCGCTTGCCGGGCCACGGCGACCGCAGGACCGGATCCCGCTGAAGGATGCGAGGAACGCCTTCGCCGCCGCTCTGCCGTCGTTCGGCGTCGACGCCGGCAACGGCCGCGTCGACGAGGCGGTCGAGGAGTCGATGGACGCGAGCGATCCGCCCGCTCTCACCGCGACGCGCACGCACACCGCCGTGGCGCTGACGCTCGACGGCGAGAGCGTCGAGATCGACCACGGCGCGGTCGTGATCGCCGCGATCACGTCCTGCACGAACACCTCCAACCCGGCTGTGATGATCGCGGCCGGCCTGCTCGCGAAGCGGGCGGTCGAGCGGGGCCTGCAGCGGAGGCCCTGGGTGAAGACGAGCCTCGCGCCCGGCTCGAAGGTCGTGACGGAGTACTACGACAGGGCCGGGCTGACGCCCTACCTCGAGGCGCTCGGCTTCTACACCGTCGGCTACGGCTGCACGACGTGCATCGGCAACTCCGGGCCGCTGCCGGAGGAGGTCTCGCGCGCGGTCACGGAGGGCGATCTCGTCGCATGCGCCGTGCTCTCGGGCAACCGCAACTTCGAGGCGCGCATCCACCCGGAGGTGAAGGCGAACTACCTCGCCTCGCCGCCGCTCGTCGTCGCCTACGCGCTCGCCGGGCGCATGGACGTCGACCTGCTCAGCGAGCCGCTCGGGCACGACCGCGACGGCGAGCCCGTCTTTCTCGCCGACCTGTGGCCCGCGCCGGCCGACGTGCAGGAGACGATGGAGCAGGCGATCGGGCGAGAGATGTTCGCCTCCACGTACGCGAACGTCTACGAGGGCGACCATGCCTGGCGCGAGCTGCCGGTTCCCACGGGAGAGCTGTTCGAGTGGGAGGAGGCGTCGACGTACGTGCGCCGGCCACCCTACTTCGACGGCATGGCGCTCGAGACCGGCACGATCGGGGACATCGTCGGCGCGCGCTGCCTCGTCTCGGTCGGCGACTCGGTCACGACCGACCACATCTCCCCCGCCGGCTCGATCAAGCCCGATTCCCCGGCCGGGCACTACCTCCTCGAGCACGGCGTCGAGCCGAAGGATTTCAACTCGTACGGCTCGCGTCGCGGCAACCACGAGGTGATGGTGCGCGGCACGTTCGCGAACGTGCGGCTGCGCAACCGGCTCGTGCCCGGCTCCGAGGGGACGTGGACCGTGCACGTGCCGTCGCACGAGCAGATGACGATCTTCGACGCCGCGCAGCGCTATCTCGCCGAGGGCGCGCCGACGATCATCCTCGCCGGCAAGGAGTACGGCTCCGGCTCCTCGCGCGACTGGGCCGCCAAGGGGCCGAAGCTGCTCGGCGTGAAGGCCGTCATCGCCGAGAGCTACGAGCGGATCCACCGCTCCAACCTGCTGATGATGGGGATCCTGCCGCTGCAGTTCCTCCCGGGCGAGAACCCGGACACGCTCGGCCTCAGCGGCCGCGAGGAGTACGCGATCACCGGCGTCGCGAACGGCGAGGCGCGCGAGGTCACGGTGCGTGCCGACGACAGGGAGTTCCGCGCCGTCGTCCGGCTCGACACGCCGCGCGAGCGCGAGTACGTGCGGCACGGCGGCATTCTCCCCTACGTGCTGCGGCGCCTGCTCGACGCCTGA
- a CDS encoding aminoglycoside phosphotransferase family protein, which produces MREAVQPTFRSSVTRLAGDDATAWLRELPALEAEVAARWNLELGPELPGGILASVRAVRQADGTDAVLKLAGPGDRTVDEIACLRMWAGGATPELLDADESRGAILLERIVPGAAAIDADVEHVAALLRQIQLPDAPPLRPLVDVVRRRLDRAERDGRASGARLAWARRAVERLEEDAPAPVIVHGDFDERNLLTCARRGLCAIDPLPSVGDGAYDAASWVHANRRPGRRARFDDIAAALSLDRGRLRDWCGVVAVHG; this is translated from the coding sequence GTGCGCGAGGCCGTCCAGCCCACGTTTCGATCGTCCGTCACCCGCCTCGCCGGCGACGACGCGACGGCGTGGCTCCGGGAGCTGCCCGCACTCGAGGCCGAGGTGGCTGCCCGCTGGAACCTCGAGCTCGGCCCGGAGCTGCCCGGTGGGATCCTCGCGTCGGTGCGTGCCGTGCGGCAGGCAGACGGCACGGACGCGGTGCTGAAGCTCGCAGGGCCCGGGGATCGAACGGTCGACGAGATCGCCTGCCTGCGCATGTGGGCGGGCGGCGCCACGCCCGAGCTGCTCGACGCCGACGAGTCACGCGGCGCGATCCTGCTCGAGCGCATCGTTCCGGGAGCGGCGGCGATCGACGCGGACGTCGAGCATGTCGCGGCTCTCCTCCGGCAGATCCAGCTTCCCGACGCGCCTCCCCTGCGGCCTCTGGTCGACGTGGTGCGACGCCGGCTCGATCGCGCCGAGCGTGACGGGCGGGCGTCGGGAGCGCGGCTCGCGTGGGCCCGGAGGGCCGTCGAACGCCTCGAAGAGGACGCGCCCGCGCCCGTGATCGTCCACGGCGACTTCGACGAGCGCAACCTGCTCACGTGTGCGCGGCGCGGCCTGTGCGCGATCGATCCGCTGCCGTCTGTCGGAGACGGAGCCTACGACGCCGCCTCCTGGGTGCACGCGAACCGGCGGCCCGGCAGGCGCGCGCGCTTCGACGACATCGCCGCGGCACTGAGCCTCGACCGGGGGCGGCTCCGGGACTGGTGCGGCGTCGTCGCCGTGCACGGCTGA
- a CDS encoding hemerythrin domain-containing protein yields MKRHPALVPLSREHHQELSSARGLRRAATAADDERATAARAYVDRFFSATVDHFRVEEDLLFPLYVRYAGKTEVLGRILREHMELHGLVRALRAEVAAGQVEAATLEAIGSLLEEHVRLEERELFEEIQRVVPAAELERLG; encoded by the coding sequence GTGAAGCGACATCCGGCGCTCGTGCCGCTCTCGCGTGAGCACCATCAGGAGCTCTCGTCCGCCCGCGGGCTGCGCAGAGCGGCGACGGCCGCCGACGACGAGCGAGCGACGGCCGCACGCGCGTACGTCGACCGGTTCTTCAGCGCGACCGTCGACCACTTCCGCGTCGAGGAAGATCTGCTCTTCCCTCTCTACGTCCGCTACGCCGGGAAGACGGAGGTGCTCGGCCGGATCCTGCGCGAGCACATGGAGCTGCACGGGCTCGTCCGCGCGCTCCGGGCCGAGGTGGCAGCGGGTCAGGTCGAGGCCGCCACGCTCGAAGCGATCGGCTCGCTCCTCGAGGAGCACGTGCGGCTCGAGGAGAGGGAGCTGTTCGAGGAGATCCAGCGGGTCGTACCGGCCGCCGAGCTCGAGCGTCTCGGATGA